A stretch of the Bartonella henselae str. Houston-1 genome encodes the following:
- a CDS encoding penicillin-binding protein 1A codes for MMIFFRYLLSFVVIIGFWRVMTQGAIAKSQTSPLPDYEVLSLYEPPVMTRVHASDGSLMAEFATKRRLYLPIQSIPKLLKDAFISAEDKNFYHHFGLDPEGLARALINNIRNIGSGKRPEGASTITQQVAKNFLLSSDATLERKLKEAILAMRIEKTYSKDHILELYLNEIYLGRSTYGIAAASLTYFNKSVNDLTLEQCAYLAALPKGPANYDPFKNTQRAINRRNWVIDRMVANGYVTHEQGEEAKAKPLGVTIRGSDNYVFAADYFTEEVRRRLMHRYGAKTLYEGGLSIRTTLDPHLQLIARRALHNGLIKFDHSQGWRGAYGHIDKKDDWGVELANIAGLSDVPEWRLAVVLSANAHKVEIGLQPQREASGLLSTKREIAVLSETDSKWALHIIKENGYRKTVRDLSHVLQVGDVVFVEKTSNTDNIYRLQQIPKVEGAIVAMEPHTGRVLAMVGGFSFAASEFNRATQAYRQPGSAFKPFVYAAALDNGYTPASVVLDGPIEIRQYNGEVWQPKNYGGTFAGPSTLRYGIEYSRNLMTIRLANDMGMPLVAEYAERFGIVDELQPYLPMALGAAETTVLRMVTAYSVIANGGRSINPSLIDRIQDRYGKTIYRHDDRFCENCNAQSWDNQSEPTLIDERDQVLDPMTAYQITSMMEGVIQRGTAGHLRYLNRHIAAKTGTTNDSKDVWFMGFTPDLVVGIFVGYDQPAPLGYNGTGSSLAAPIFGEFMAAALKGKPDVPFKMPEGMILMPINRKTGMLAERGEQDVIIEAFKPGTGPADIYQVIGSTNSFQEGVPVITTSPQVNKALESGTGGLY; via the coding sequence ATGATGATTTTTTTTAGATATCTTCTGAGTTTTGTTGTTATAATTGGGTTTTGGAGAGTAATGACGCAGGGAGCGATAGCAAAAAGTCAGACGAGTCCGCTTCCTGACTATGAAGTTCTTTCGCTCTATGAGCCACCTGTGATGACTCGCGTTCATGCTTCTGATGGAAGCCTTATGGCAGAATTTGCCACAAAACGTCGCCTCTATTTACCAATTCAGTCAATCCCAAAACTTCTTAAAGACGCTTTTATTTCAGCTGAAGACAAAAATTTTTATCATCATTTTGGTTTAGATCCCGAAGGGCTCGCTAGAGCTTTAATCAATAATATCCGCAATATTGGTTCTGGAAAACGTCCGGAGGGGGCATCAACCATTACACAACAAGTCGCTAAAAACTTTCTTTTAAGCTCAGACGCAACGTTGGAGCGTAAATTAAAGGAAGCTATCCTGGCAATGCGTATTGAGAAGACTTACTCGAAAGATCATATTCTCGAACTTTATCTCAATGAAATTTATCTTGGTCGTAGTACTTATGGTATCGCAGCAGCATCTTTGACCTATTTCAATAAATCCGTAAATGATCTTACCTTAGAGCAGTGCGCTTATTTGGCTGCTCTTCCCAAAGGTCCAGCAAATTATGATCCATTTAAGAATACACAACGGGCTATTAATCGGCGCAATTGGGTTATAGATAGGATGGTTGCAAATGGATATGTAACACATGAACAAGGTGAAGAAGCTAAAGCAAAACCGTTAGGGGTCACAATACGGGGAAGCGATAATTACGTTTTTGCTGCTGACTATTTTACTGAAGAAGTGCGACGTCGTCTAATGCACCGCTATGGAGCAAAAACACTTTACGAAGGTGGACTTTCAATTCGTACAACACTTGATCCGCATTTGCAACTTATTGCTAGGCGTGCTTTGCACAATGGATTAATTAAATTTGATCATTCACAAGGATGGCGCGGAGCTTATGGACATATTGATAAGAAAGATGATTGGGGTGTAGAACTTGCAAATATAGCTGGATTAAGTGACGTTCCTGAATGGCGTTTAGCTGTTGTTCTTTCTGCTAACGCTCATAAAGTAGAGATTGGTTTACAGCCACAGCGCGAAGCTTCAGGTTTATTATCAACAAAGCGGGAAATTGCTGTTTTGTCTGAAACCGATTCAAAATGGGCATTACATATTATTAAAGAAAATGGCTATCGAAAAACTGTTCGGGATTTATCTCATGTTCTGCAAGTTGGAGATGTTGTTTTTGTCGAAAAAACCTCAAATACAGACAATATTTATCGTTTACAACAAATCCCAAAGGTTGAGGGTGCAATTGTTGCTATGGAACCTCATACAGGGCGTGTTCTTGCGATGGTAGGAGGGTTTTCTTTTGCAGCATCTGAATTTAATCGTGCAACACAAGCCTATCGTCAGCCTGGTTCTGCTTTCAAGCCTTTTGTATATGCAGCCGCACTTGATAATGGATATACACCAGCATCCGTTGTTTTAGATGGTCCTATTGAAATTCGCCAATATAATGGTGAGGTTTGGCAACCTAAAAACTATGGTGGCACTTTTGCAGGACCTTCGACGTTGCGTTATGGCATTGAATATTCTCGTAATCTTATGACGATACGGCTTGCCAATGATATGGGAATGCCTCTTGTTGCTGAATATGCAGAGCGTTTTGGTATTGTAGATGAATTACAACCTTATCTTCCCATGGCTTTAGGGGCTGCTGAAACAACAGTTCTACGGATGGTTACAGCTTATTCAGTGATAGCCAATGGGGGACGCTCTATTAATCCTTCTTTAATAGACAGAATTCAAGATCGTTATGGGAAAACAATTTACCGTCATGATGATCGTTTTTGTGAAAATTGTAATGCTCAGTCATGGGATAATCAAAGTGAACCCACATTGATTGATGAGCGAGATCAAGTTCTTGATCCTATGACAGCTTATCAGATTACATCAATGATGGAAGGGGTTATTCAGCGCGGTACAGCTGGGCATTTGCGTTATCTCAATCGACATATTGCTGCTAAAACAGGAACAACGAATGACTCCAAAGATGTATGGTTTATGGGATTTACCCCTGATCTTGTTGTTGGTATTTTTGTCGGTTACGATCAACCAGCACCTTTAGGATACAATGGAACGGGAAGTTCATTGGCCGCGCCTATTTTTGGTGAGTTTATGGCAGCGGCTTTGAAAGGAAAGCCAGATGTACCATTTAAAATGCCGGAAGGTATGATTTTAATGCCTATTAATCGTAAGACGGGTATGCTTGCAGAAAGAGGAGAGCAAGATGTTATTATAGAAGCCTTTAAACCAGGAACTGGACCTGCTGATATATATCAGGTCATTGGAAGTACGAACTCTTTTCAAGAAGGTGTTCCTGTAATAACGACTTCTCCACAAGTCAACAAGGCTCTTGAAAGTGGTACAGGTGGGTTGTATTAA
- a CDS encoding N-acetylmuramoyl-L-alanine amidase family protein yields the protein MIRGFSIKKPKAAYWRIILHLTYCILCFSIFQTNIQAADALELVNLRTIGDSKRTRIIAVFNAEPNVFLQIFDNPARLVINLPIVDFSVQNTSLKKQNKLSSMLSDVRYSFSDVKTSRIILISKTAFVVEKSTVQKLENGSWQLLIDITQSTQKKFDEVLKKQQKADFNTKIQRDLPRSFRVVLDPGHGGIDGGARGVTGILEKDVTLAFARALRDELQKGSHTIVALTRDSDIFLRLSERVKKAQEFDADLFISIHADTIDVHSLRGATVYTISDEASDAIAKSLAESENKVDLLDGLPKEESLELTDILLDLTRRETHAFSINFANNVVSNLSKSHINLINNPHRYADFQVLKAPDVPSVLIEIGYLSNKEDEKLLNNPQWRKQMAASIAYSIRQFAEYRQKIMQPL from the coding sequence ATGATAAGAGGTTTTTCTATAAAAAAGCCAAAAGCAGCTTATTGGCGTATTATTTTACACCTCACATACTGTATATTATGTTTTTCAATATTCCAAACAAATATCCAAGCTGCGGACGCCCTGGAACTTGTCAATTTGCGAACCATTGGTGATAGTAAGCGCACGCGTATTATTGCAGTTTTTAATGCTGAACCAAATGTTTTTTTGCAGATTTTTGATAATCCTGCACGTTTGGTTATCAATTTACCTATTGTTGATTTTTCAGTGCAAAACACATCTTTAAAGAAACAGAATAAATTATCGAGTATGCTCTCAGATGTGCGTTATAGTTTTTCTGATGTAAAAACTTCACGTATTATTTTGATAAGCAAAACAGCGTTTGTTGTTGAAAAAAGTACAGTACAAAAATTAGAGAATGGTTCATGGCAACTTTTGATTGATATTACCCAAAGCACACAAAAAAAGTTTGATGAGGTATTGAAAAAACAACAAAAAGCTGATTTCAATACGAAAATACAGAGAGATCTCCCCCGTAGTTTTCGTGTTGTACTTGATCCTGGACATGGTGGTATTGACGGTGGTGCACGGGGAGTTACTGGAATTTTAGAAAAAGATGTAACACTAGCCTTTGCACGTGCATTGCGAGATGAATTACAAAAAGGTTCCCACACCATTGTTGCGTTAACACGGGATTCTGATATCTTTCTAAGATTAAGCGAAAGAGTTAAAAAGGCACAGGAATTTGATGCTGATCTTTTTATATCTATTCATGCCGATACAATTGATGTACATTCTCTACGTGGTGCTACAGTATATACCATATCGGACGAGGCATCTGATGCAATTGCGAAGTCTTTAGCTGAAAGTGAAAATAAGGTTGATCTACTTGACGGTTTACCGAAAGAAGAATCGCTTGAATTAACAGATATTTTGCTCGATCTGACCCGACGTGAAACGCATGCATTTTCGATTAATTTTGCTAATAATGTTGTCTCAAATTTATCAAAGAGTCACATCAATTTGATAAATAATCCTCATCGATATGCTGATTTTCAAGTTTTAAAAGCTCCAGATGTTCCCTCTGTCTTGATAGAGATAGGTTATTTATCAAATAAAGAGGATGAAAAATTATTAAATAATCCCCAATGGAGAAAACAAATGGCTGCTTCTATCGCTTATTCTATTCGTCAATTCGCTGAGTATAGACAGAAAATTATGCAGCCTCTTTAA
- a CDS encoding Rne/Rng family ribonuclease, translating into MSNKMLIDASHPEETRVVVVHGNKIEELDFESEHKKQLKGNIYLARITRVEPSLQAAFVEYGGNRHGFLTFSEIHPDYYQIPLADRLALLEEEEKAAVGESHIDVLIEETNKNKKRSRKTKKDKKNSTMAADVVNNITFDAITIDDAEEAFDANVSHDDIEMVGAEDVREELPTYQRKQGRQYKIQEVIKRRQILLVQVIKEERGNKGAALTTYLSLAGRYSVLMPNTARGGGISRKITNAQDRKRLKEIVKELAVPKGMGVILRTAGANRTKAEIKRDYEYLTRLWDTVRTLTLKSTAPCLVHEESNLIKRSIRDLYNKNINEILVSGDQGYREAKDFMRMLMPSHAKVVQPYRDPIPIFARNNIEIQLDKMLHPQVSLKSGGYLVINQTEALVAIDVNSGRSTKELSVEKTALQTNLEAAEEIARQLRLRDLAGLIVIDFIDMLEERNVRMVEKKLKDCLKNDRARIQVGHISHFGLLEMSRQRIRISVLESTTHPCPHCSGTGNVRSESSIALHVMRSIEEYLLHNPKHNITVRTPVATAFYVLNHKRNILVNLEARFKLNISIEADDSIGTQHLIISKGTIAETISQPPLIFENDHKEVIENTLLRESRESEFIEDNTSIETNQKRRRKNRQDEIHDSSLSTVHKKDDIVNEDSRRRGRRRGRRGGRRNQENNLYQIHIPYAEPIGEFAKQALAEIKADYRQRHVQAAKSVEFEEVKNNTQHLTTQQDESVKVDAVAKPQKRKARSSKTRQNQKLIENNQSVTTPETLEEKSAESLRNKVKTKKVDEASYEVAEKTPANSKKSVRKTRKKPSPKDLPQIQIEEISKQETIIEEVIEPTSSKTEVINNQPVVVSSMPEDVPKTKRVGWWKRKTLSKN; encoded by the coding sequence ATGTCAAACAAAATGCTTATAGATGCCTCCCACCCGGAGGAAACACGTGTTGTTGTTGTTCATGGCAACAAAATTGAAGAACTTGATTTTGAATCGGAACATAAAAAGCAGCTCAAGGGGAATATTTATCTAGCACGTATTACCCGTGTAGAGCCATCTCTTCAGGCAGCTTTTGTCGAATATGGTGGTAACCGCCATGGTTTTTTGACATTTTCTGAAATTCATCCTGATTATTATCAAATACCTCTTGCTGATCGCCTCGCTCTTCTTGAAGAAGAAGAAAAAGCTGCCGTAGGAGAAAGTCATATAGATGTTCTCATTGAAGAAACAAACAAAAATAAAAAACGCTCCAGAAAAACAAAAAAAGATAAGAAAAATAGCACCATGGCAGCGGATGTTGTAAATAACATTACATTCGATGCAATCACAATTGATGATGCAGAAGAAGCATTTGATGCAAATGTTTCTCATGACGACATTGAAATGGTTGGTGCAGAAGATGTCCGTGAAGAACTCCCTACTTATCAACGTAAACAAGGACGTCAGTATAAAATTCAAGAAGTGATTAAACGACGTCAAATTTTATTGGTGCAAGTTATCAAGGAAGAGCGTGGCAATAAAGGTGCCGCACTCACAACATATTTATCTCTAGCAGGTCGTTATTCTGTTTTAATGCCCAATACAGCGCGTGGTGGTGGTATTTCACGAAAAATCACGAATGCACAAGATCGCAAGCGTCTTAAAGAAATTGTAAAAGAATTAGCAGTTCCAAAAGGTATGGGAGTTATCTTGCGAACTGCTGGAGCTAATAGAACAAAAGCTGAGATTAAACGCGATTATGAATACCTTACACGACTATGGGATACTGTTCGCACTTTAACACTCAAGTCAACTGCTCCATGTCTTGTCCATGAAGAAAGCAATCTTATAAAGCGTTCTATACGCGACCTTTACAATAAAAATATCAATGAAATTCTCGTTTCTGGTGATCAAGGATATCGTGAAGCAAAAGACTTCATGCGTATGCTGATGCCAAGTCATGCAAAAGTTGTGCAACCTTATCGCGATCCTATCCCTATTTTTGCGCGCAATAATATCGAAATTCAACTTGACAAAATGTTGCATCCTCAAGTTTCTTTAAAATCTGGTGGCTATCTTGTTATTAATCAAACAGAAGCACTTGTTGCTATTGACGTAAATTCTGGCCGCTCTACCAAAGAACTTTCTGTTGAAAAAACAGCTTTACAAACCAATCTTGAAGCTGCAGAAGAAATAGCACGTCAATTACGCTTGCGTGACCTCGCTGGCCTGATTGTAATTGATTTTATCGATATGCTTGAAGAGCGCAATGTCAGGATGGTCGAAAAAAAGTTGAAAGATTGCTTGAAAAACGACCGTGCCCGTATTCAAGTTGGTCATATTTCACATTTCGGACTTCTGGAAATGAGTCGTCAGCGTATTCGCATATCAGTTTTAGAAAGTACAACACACCCCTGCCCGCATTGCTCTGGAACAGGAAATGTACGCTCTGAATCATCAATTGCTTTACATGTGATGCGCTCAATTGAAGAATATCTTCTTCATAATCCGAAACATAACATTACTGTGCGCACTCCTGTAGCAACAGCGTTTTATGTCTTAAACCACAAACGGAATATTCTTGTTAATTTAGAAGCACGCTTTAAGCTTAATATTAGTATTGAAGCAGATGATAGCATCGGAACACAACATCTCATTATTTCTAAAGGGACAATAGCAGAGACAATTTCTCAACCTCCATTAATTTTTGAAAATGACCATAAAGAAGTCATTGAAAATACTCTTTTAAGAGAAAGCAGAGAGAGTGAATTTATCGAAGATAACACATCCATTGAAACAAACCAAAAACGTCGACGTAAAAATCGTCAAGATGAGATTCATGATAGTTCTCTGTCTACGGTTCATAAAAAAGATGATATAGTAAATGAAGATTCCCGTCGTCGAGGACGTCGTCGAGGACGTCGTGGTGGTCGTCGTAATCAGGAGAATAATCTTTATCAGATTCATATTCCTTATGCAGAACCAATTGGAGAATTTGCCAAACAGGCCTTGGCAGAAATTAAAGCAGATTACCGTCAACGTCATGTTCAAGCTGCTAAGTCTGTGGAGTTTGAAGAAGTAAAAAACAATACACAACACTTAACTACACAACAAGATGAATCTGTAAAAGTTGATGCAGTTGCTAAACCTCAAAAGCGTAAGGCACGTTCTTCAAAAACAAGGCAAAATCAGAAACTCATTGAAAATAATCAAAGTGTGACAACACCAGAAACTCTAGAAGAAAAATCTGCAGAAAGTTTACGAAATAAAGTTAAAACAAAAAAAGTAGATGAAGCTTCTTATGAGGTGGCGGAAAAAACTCCTGCAAATAGTAAAAAATCAGTACGAAAAACACGAAAAAAACCATCCCCTAAGGACTTACCACAAATACAAATAGAGGAAATATCAAAACAAGAAACTATAATAGAGGAAGTTATTGAGCCAACTTCCTCCAAAACTGAAGTAATAAACAACCAACCCGTTGTTGTATCATCAATGCCTGAGGATGTTCCCAAAACTAAGCGTGTTGGTTGGTGGAAACGCAAAACACTGTCCAAGAATTAA
- a CDS encoding invasion associated locus B family protein, producing MSHKNIYFVVSILAGAVALFITIYAPASAQTLSQGWYKVCSKQHDVDICNTMNTVVSNTGQPLTAFNLVEIKGKQNERRIGIQVPTGRFLPEGVHIQIGDNFSKKVPYIICNGPSCIANDVLDDKLIAAMKSGSKMVVTTINFRGSANPIEFSLKGFSAAYTGPGMEEKDFQQEQIKLQQAIQSKQKEIEDRMRAEQEKAKKN from the coding sequence ATGTCGCATAAAAATATTTATTTTGTTGTTTCAATATTAGCTGGAGCTGTTGCTCTTTTTATTACAATTTATGCTCCTGCGAGTGCACAAACTTTATCTCAAGGTTGGTATAAAGTTTGCAGTAAGCAGCATGATGTTGATATTTGTAATACAATGAACACTGTTGTATCAAATACTGGACAACCTTTGACGGCTTTTAATCTCGTTGAAATAAAAGGGAAACAAAATGAAAGACGTATAGGTATTCAAGTGCCTACAGGTCGTTTTTTGCCAGAAGGTGTCCATATTCAAATTGGAGATAATTTCTCTAAAAAAGTTCCTTACATTATTTGTAATGGACCAAGTTGTATTGCCAATGATGTTTTAGATGATAAGCTCATTGCTGCTATGAAAAGTGGTTCTAAAATGGTTGTAACCACAATTAATTTCCGTGGTTCAGCTAATCCTATTGAATTTTCTCTTAAAGGATTTTCAGCCGCATACACAGGTCCTGGTATGGAAGAAAAAGATTTTCAACAAGAACAAATAAAATTACAACAAGCTATTCAATCAAAGCAAAAAGAGATTGAAGATCGTATGCGGGCTGAGCAAGAAAAAGCTAAAAAAAATTAA